The following proteins are encoded in a genomic region of Mahella australiensis 50-1 BON:
- the istB gene encoding IS21-like element helper ATPase IstB: protein MIDFEKARTHLEELGLSNAASLLDALLEKAQHRNSTYVDFLNDLLEAELVERQRRNMEVRTKLARLPYKKTLEEFDFTFQPSIDEKAIKELATMAFVHREENVIFLGPPGVGKTRLAVGLAMEALSQGISVYFSSLIRLIEDLKKAYEENRLEKRMRIYTRPKLLIIDEVGYLPLDGLGSNLFFQLISARYERGSIILTSNKGFGECGELMGDPVLATAVLDRLLHHAHIINIRGNSYRLKDRLKAGLYASQRDNA, encoded by the coding sequence ATGATAGACTTTGAAAAAGCTCGGACTCACCTTGAAGAACTAGGTCTTTCAAATGCAGCGTCCCTCCTTGATGCCCTACTTGAGAAGGCTCAGCATCGAAACAGTACGTACGTTGATTTTTTAAACGACCTTCTAGAAGCCGAACTTGTTGAAAGGCAAAGGCGGAATATGGAGGTAAGGACGAAGCTTGCCAGGCTCCCGTATAAAAAGACTCTGGAGGAATTTGACTTTACCTTTCAACCCAGTATTGATGAGAAAGCGATAAAGGAGTTAGCCACGATGGCCTTCGTTCACCGGGAGGAGAACGTAATATTTCTTGGCCCACCTGGAGTAGGGAAGACGCGCCTTGCTGTAGGGCTTGCTATGGAAGCCCTATCACAGGGGATATCGGTTTATTTTAGCAGCCTTATAAGGCTTATTGAAGACCTCAAGAAGGCCTATGAAGAGAACCGATTAGAGAAGCGAATGAGAATATATACGAGGCCTAAGCTTCTTATAATCGATGAAGTAGGGTATCTTCCATTAGATGGTCTGGGTTCGAATCTCTTTTTCCAGCTAATAAGTGCTCGTTATGAGAGAGGGAGCATAATTCTGACAAGCAACAAAGGCTTTGGGGAATGTGGGGAGCTAATGGGAGATCCTGTGCTTGCCACTGCGGTATTAGATAGATTATTACATCATGCTCACATAATTAACATAAGGGGCAACAGCTACCGTCTAAAGGACAGATTAAAAGCCGGGCTATATGCTAGTCAGCGTGATAATGCTTAA
- a CDS encoding radical SAM protein, whose product MSYDLSCCFRNGDKNKYRILWEITDMCNQRCPFCHAKGTNNITIEDVKKILDNLKILQIKDIILTGGEPFLRKDIFEIMDMIQRGGYCVDLCTNGTLLDKEKISNLKKYVSEISVSLDAHNRELYRVLRGRDDFDKVIQNIRELVFQGIAVHLICTLNSHNYPFVEQIIALAEELRVDSIAVANIIADIANDVDYVKSVLLTDAQCKDIMLLIERLRPVTGIIINTKNIRKVCDNKQCMAGKNILGITSDGYLISCIMRRNSRKIKITGKIDAQMLHDLTADYMESFQK is encoded by the coding sequence ATGAGTTACGATTTGTCATGCTGCTTCAGAAATGGCGATAAAAACAAGTATAGGATCTTATGGGAAATAACGGATATGTGTAATCAGCGATGCCCATTTTGTCATGCAAAGGGGACCAACAATATAACCATTGAGGACGTCAAGAAAATACTAGATAATCTAAAAATACTTCAGATAAAAGATATCATTTTGACGGGGGGGGAGCCATTCCTCAGGAAGGATATTTTTGAAATTATGGATATGATCCAGCGAGGAGGATACTGCGTAGATTTGTGTACTAATGGCACGTTGCTGGATAAAGAGAAAATCAGCAATCTCAAGAAGTATGTTTCGGAAATCTCCGTGTCGCTTGACGCTCACAATCGCGAGTTGTATCGGGTGCTCAGAGGCCGAGATGACTTTGACAAGGTAATTCAGAATATTAGGGAGTTGGTCTTCCAAGGGATCGCGGTTCACCTGATCTGCACATTAAACTCCCATAATTATCCATTTGTTGAGCAGATCATAGCTCTTGCAGAGGAATTACGCGTTGACTCAATTGCGGTGGCAAATATTATTGCAGATATAGCAAATGATGTTGACTATGTAAAAAGCGTTCTACTGACAGATGCCCAATGTAAGGATATCATGTTGTTGATTGAGCGGTTGCGACCTGTCACAGGAATCATCATAAATACGAAAAATATACGTAAAGTGTGTGACAACAAGCAGTGTATGGCGGGAAAAAACATTCTGGGAATTACCAGTGATGGATACCTGATCAGTTGTATCATGAGGAGGAATTCTAGAAAAATTAAAATCACGGGGAAAATTGATGCGCAGATGCTACATGATCTGACGGCCGATTATATGGAAAGTTTTCAAAAATAA
- a CDS encoding radical SAM protein — translation MKWNIGWGVISSCNMKCEFCYSKKTRQEVQQLSFSQWKNFIDQNCDSVNSINYGTGENTLSDDWFRLVDYIGTHYPFIRQALTTNGYLVKRVRENAEFDRIVKNCISEIDVSLDYCIPSKHNAFRGFDSAYELAIKTLSYCETNGIISTIVFMGTNLTLEIQNISGLFDIAKAYHSKLRLNIFRPTDGINDHSKRFIADFSKIIDALKWINENHKIIAIDDPLFASVLCDDYEQIDPSGLQSLRILPDGSITPSTYLLKEKFRKFNILENHVLSKIDSTNVGIEFDTPAECAQCRYVDKCRGGVYDRRYLWYGSFNSRDPYCLYRPENYVPDFKVRISKVDSFQSIHHGYLPTMFFGV, via the coding sequence ATGAAATGGAACATCGGCTGGGGTGTCATATCGAGCTGCAATATGAAATGTGAATTTTGTTACAGCAAAAAAACGAGACAGGAAGTGCAGCAGCTTTCTTTTTCACAATGGAAGAATTTTATCGATCAGAATTGCGATAGCGTAAATAGCATCAATTATGGTACTGGCGAAAACACGCTTAGCGACGACTGGTTTAGGTTAGTGGATTATATTGGCACCCATTATCCGTTTATTCGGCAGGCACTTACAACAAACGGATATCTGGTAAAGAGGGTCCGTGAGAACGCCGAATTCGATAGAATTGTAAAAAACTGTATTTCGGAAATTGATGTTTCACTAGATTACTGCATACCGTCCAAACACAATGCGTTCAGGGGGTTTGATTCTGCGTATGAATTGGCTATCAAAACGCTTTCATATTGTGAAACGAATGGTATAATATCGACCATAGTGTTTATGGGAACAAATTTAACTCTTGAGATACAAAACATCAGTGGACTATTCGATATAGCTAAGGCATACCATTCGAAACTGCGACTGAATATATTCAGGCCTACGGATGGCATTAATGACCATTCAAAAAGATTTATCGCTGACTTTTCAAAAATAATAGACGCATTGAAATGGATTAATGAAAATCATAAAATCATCGCCATCGATGATCCATTGTTCGCTTCCGTGTTATGCGATGACTATGAGCAAATTGACCCGTCCGGGCTTCAGAGCCTACGCATCCTTCCAGATGGAAGCATAACACCTTCCACCTATTTGCTCAAAGAGAAATTCAGAAAATTCAATATACTGGAGAACCATGTGCTGAGCAAAATAGATTCAACGAACGTGGGTATCGAGTTTGATACGCCAGCCGAATGCGCACAGTGCAGGTATGTGGACAAATGTCGTGGAGGAGTGTATGACAGAAGATATCTGTGGTATGGTTCCTTCAATAGCAGGGACCCGTATTGTTTATATCGGCCGGAGAATTATGTGCCGGACTTCAAGGTTCGAATTTCAAAAGTTGATTCTTTCCAGTCGATCCATCATGGATATCTGCCCACTATGTTCTTTGGCGTCTAG
- a CDS encoding radical SAM protein: MNCCFVPLKKGIRLQWDITNRCNLKCIHCCASKEEVEEPTTVEYIDRVVDILAKNDVMKVTISGGEPTLNKMLYYIVSKLKEAGIKVGIVTNLYYDYTLIEPLIDKLDSITTSIDGPADIHNNIRGQNCYDTILHNILRIIRVKNVKVITTLSKLNYGHIEETVSCLAGIGVKNIMCAYITPRGKGALNKEMLELQIDKNKIENQIQRLSEKYGVNISSSVCSHYFKSLDNQCLAANKIFYLSASGTLHPCHLYTEYGISIFEDQCFDLVRNWYHNSHILGEEVKS; encoded by the coding sequence ATGAATTGCTGTTTTGTTCCATTGAAAAAGGGGATAAGATTACAATGGGATATTACCAATCGATGCAATCTGAAATGTATACATTGCTGTGCGAGTAAAGAAGAGGTAGAAGAGCCAACAACCGTTGAGTATATTGATAGAGTGGTCGATATACTTGCTAAAAACGATGTGATGAAGGTGACGATTTCCGGAGGAGAACCCACACTGAATAAAATGCTTTACTATATTGTATCGAAACTGAAGGAAGCGGGAATCAAGGTCGGGATTGTCACCAATTTATATTACGACTATACCCTTATCGAACCGTTGATAGACAAGTTGGATTCAATTACTACTAGTATTGATGGACCTGCGGATATCCACAACAATATCCGAGGACAGAATTGTTACGATACGATCCTTCATAATATTCTGAGAATAATAAGGGTAAAGAATGTGAAAGTCATTACTACGCTCAGCAAATTGAACTACGGGCATATAGAGGAAACGGTTTCTTGTTTAGCTGGGATAGGTGTGAAAAACATCATGTGCGCCTACATAACGCCGCGGGGGAAAGGGGCGCTCAATAAAGAAATGCTGGAACTTCAGATTGACAAAAATAAAATAGAAAATCAGATACAGCGATTATCCGAAAAGTATGGGGTCAATATATCGTCCAGCGTGTGTTCACATTACTTTAAAAGTCTGGACAATCAATGTTTAGCAGCAAATAAGATTTTTTACCTATCTGCTTCGGGAACCTTGCATCCCTGCCATCTCTATACGGAATATGGTATCAGTATTTTTGAGGATCAATGTTTTGATCTAGTAAGAAATTGGTATCACAATAGTCACATTCTTGGGGAAGAGGTAAAATCATGA